From Amyelois transitella isolate CPQ chromosome 17, ilAmyTran1.1, whole genome shotgun sequence:
AGCCAAATTTAAtaagatacaaataaataaacagcatGCAGGTGACATTGAAATACTGAAAGAGAAACTGTGTATCAGAGAGGTTGAAGACAGGGAAAGTTACATGAAGATATTCACATCTAAAGAGATATTGATAAGAGTTTTGGTGGCGTGTGTAACCCGATTTACAGCCTCTTTTGTGTACTATGGTATGATGATACATTCGGTTTGGCTGCCAGGGAACAAGTACACTAACTTTCTGCTGTCAACTGTCATGTCCTTCCCAGGGGAATTGGCGTCCTTGTACCTGATGAACAAGATAGGGAGGAAGCTACCGCTAATAGGGGGATTTATTGTATGTGGCACGCTGTGTTTGGCGTCTGCATTTATTCCAAAAGGTATGTATGATAATTAtccttattattataaatgaaaattctaAACAATTCGATTTGAGTTTGCCAATTGATAATAGTACGTACTTAAACACAATCTAAAGAATGcacatttgaaaaattattaggcagaatataataaatccTTTCTATCTGACTCGTCCCATTGAGTTGTCCCGTGGTGTGACAAATAAGACAATTTTGTAACAGCAGATATAGGACTAGTGACGCTAACGAAATCTTCTCAGTATTAGCTCTATAGGACTCATGAATGCACGGAATAGTTTATTTCATAGTTTTAACGTgtgcattaattttaatctttacCAATTtcgcaaaccaacaaacgcCACCTTCAAACAATATTgctttacaaatatttacgGATCATGATTATGTAGATCaactacaataaaattatttacaggcTTTTAACCTGAATTATATTGCGTGGTTCTTCAAACAATCTGTGCTCTAATCTTAAATTCTTTCGTTAGAATTAggtatcttaaaaaaaaggttcgcacaacttatttaattttcggtAGCCTACACCTAAAAGCtctttaaaagtttaaagttattacacctaacattaatttttaactgaaTAATATTACCTTGTCGTATAACTATTTTCTAATCAGACTTAACCATCCAAATAAAAAGGCTTTACACCTCATCCAGGCACTGGAAGGTAGCTGGCACTTAGGTTTAGGTGCGACAATTTTTAGTCTaaaactctctctctctcatcctTGTGTGTTCCCCTACGCCACAATGTTTCGATGCCTGGGGTCCGTTTCCCGACATTTTTCCTTCCACTTTGTTCCATTTGCAGCGTCATCAGCttaaagaccacgttcagtttaGAGCTTCTTAAGTCATAAACTATAACATCTAAATATTTCACCTAGATCAAATCAATCAGAGATATATAATGACACTTTTATTGCAGCATACACATGGGCAGTCATATCCCTCTTCCTGCTAGCCAAGATGGTCATGTCGGCTAGTTTCACCGGAGCTGTGACGTATGCTATGGAGTTGTTCCCTACCAATGCCAGGGGAACTCTTCTTGGAGTTTGTGCTTTTGCGTCCAGAGCGGGGGGCATGTTAGCTCCGTTGACACCTATGTTGGTAAGAATtgctattgtattttattgtctattgttttgtaatacaTGCTGTCTACTGTTCAAACATATTGCAATAGAAGCTGGACAACATTTTGGGAATTTTGATCAACCAAGCCAAGAAGAATTGGCATACCCATAAAAATCTGATAAACTGAACCCTATAGGGATTCAGAATTTCCCCCAATTTCATCACAATACGTGGATACACACATCACTTTAGTTCCTTCATCTCTAGTTTAGATATCGTAGCGTGATTTTGTTCCAGTGGCTCGGCCAATCTTTTAATCTTGTCGTATTACCCGGCTTATCTTTTAAAtcttgtatttaaaaataagtttatgattatcaaataaattttactataatacaaagagatactaaagtaaaaataaattttatctcaCACACCGAATTGTAATTGTGGAATCTTTGCACGTTTTTCCCCATCTTAACAAATATGATGCCAGTAATTTTCCCCTAagcaaatagttttaattaggtaggtacattcaATGTATCTACCTGTTATCTAatctatcaaaataaataacaatgtagGGATTTGGTAACATTTGAAgacattttatgtattaaatacgtaattaaagtaagtaaattaaatacatgttaaatacttacatttcaTAATGTGGCGGGATGAGATTTGAAAaggtaaacattttttgttcagATAATCGgattatcacaaaaaaattttaaaagattatcacaataacaataaagtatagaaacttaaatttttaaaactacttgGACGAAGCAGTTCCACCAGTACTGGCTTAACCCAAAAATGTATGAATTACGGGCACTTTATCTTGCCGTAGGTCCACCAttacaaatatgaaattgtactgaatgaatgaatgaatgattgaatgatttgaatgaatgaaactgaatgaatgaatgatttgaaTGATTTGAATGATTTATTGGGCAAACAACTCTTTACATTATGTTGAAACATAAGGCTCCACACTAGGCTACAAGCCTGTCCTGTGGTAGCcaatttaagtaaatacatatgaaaagaaaaacaaaataacaggCCGACAAAATTCTGCTTACAAATTACATGCAtaacaagagaaaataaattttgatttgttaattacaaaaattttacatttcatcgctcaaaagtaaatacaatttcagtaaaaaaatatataactaactAAATTCATGCAAAAATTTAACGTTGAAAAAAGAAAGTGGTTAAATTTAAGATACAGTTTGTAAGAAATTCTCTGTTTCGATGTAACTCCAATCCATTAAAAGTGTTTTTATAGTGGATTTAGCTTTATTAGGACTTTCCCTTTTGAAATTCGAGATACGggaaagtttattatatatgagGCAAGAGACAAAAGGGTCAAATTTTTGAGCAAAACGAGTGTTCATCAGTGGAAGATCTACTTTGAAAATACGCCTTCTTAACAGATCATTGTACATGTCAGATTTTACTACTTGTTTGTGCTTTAGAAagaattttttcaatataaacaGTTGACGCACACTAAGAACCTGTGCTTCTTCATACAAAGTAATTGTGGAATAACGAAATGGCTTTCTCAGCATAACCTTCAAAACTGCCCGTTGAGCACGCTCTAGCTTTATTAAATAACTGGAGGCTGAACTTCCCCATACTAGTATACAATAGGTTATGATTGATTGGCAAagggcaaaataaatatttttcaataaaacacGTCCCGCAACATCTCTTAAAATTCTCATGACATAGATGAGTTTGCGCACTCTTGCACACGTGACGTCGATGTGTTCAGAAAAGGTTAATTTTTCATCCAAAATAACTCCGAGGTACCTGATTGACTTTGACCTCTGGATAGTTGCACAGTCACAAGAGAATGTCCTGCAGGAATCCATGTTACCGCGTCTATGCAGTCTGATCTCTGGAGTATGTTTTGGAGCAGAGGCCGCagttttgtaaaaacaaagGAGTTTCGTTTTACTAACTAATagtacaaaagaaaaacatgtacttttatttgtaacgagttaattcaaaaactactggactgaCAACATTCGGCACAGTCCAACAGATCTTCAGGTGTTACATATTATCTTTCATCTTTCCCTTGATCTCAttccaaattttatttcagaccGATATATACCCACCACTTCCGTACATATTCTTCGGATGTACATCCATCATGTCGGGACTCCTCACAACCCTGACTCCGGAGACCAAGGACCTTCCTCTCATGGACACAGTAGAACAGGTCGAAGCCAGCGTGTCAAAGAGAAAGACTGTTGCTGAAAATTTGGAGCAGTCGAGAAGGCCTTCTATAGTACCAgcttgatacatacatacatacataccatcacgcccgTTTctcattggggtaggcagactatggatttccacttgcaacaatctttacagacctctcccgcttcctctacactcattactcttttcatgcatattcgacgattacgagTAATTACCAGCTTGATGATCATGATATTATAAGAGAAAATTATGATCATATCTATTAGCCGGTTATATACTTCTGTAACTTTCTGTTCTTCAAAATTTACCAATACTTTTTAGAGAACTTACACCGATAAAGCGCTTGTCGTGCATTTTGTTTTCAACTTCAGTTTAATCCTTTAAAATTAAGCTTGAACATCTTTTATAATACAGATTACAAAAGATGATGTAGATACATATGAATGGACTCGCTTGAGGTTATCAGAATGCAAATTATGTGctactgaaattaaaattttgatttgctGATATCGTTTACTTGACATCAAACAAAGTCCTGTGTgatatttgattaaatattgttattttagtaaatgactataaataataaccatTTATACCTATCAATTTCATttacaattaatatataagtactaCAAAGAGGAAAGACTTcttatttttgtgaataagTTCTATCTCCATAAAGTTCCGTGCAGAGTAACTTGATATACGGTTGCAAGATGATGAAGATACAAGATGTCACTTTGTtgcgtaggtacctacttacaagaTATAAAATGTCTGAGCATGTCACCTTCGCGGCCAGGATAGAAAGGGCAGACCTAAAATATCGGGCTTGACGTCGTTAAAGATGATATGCGAGCCAATAGCCTGAAAACTGAAGACGCCGAAAACCGGACAAAGTGGAGAGATAAATGTAGAAAAGCGGACCCCAGGCTCCGAAACACTATGGCGgcgggtgcaactgggaatgcGCAAACAGAGTTGGAAAAAGGGGTTTTCTAGGaaggtttataaataaataattaaatatatacgggacaaattacactgattgagttcgcctcgaagtaagttcgagacttgtattacgagatactaactcaacgatactatattttataataaatacttataagataaacatccaagacccaagccaatcagaaaagttcttttctcatcatgccctggccgggattcgaacccgggacctccgatgtcacaaacaagcgcactaccgctgcgccacagaggtttatatctataaaatctACCGTGCAAAGCCAGGCGTCTCgctaatttgaaataaaataaacttttattacacaaatacattttatttgaaacactCAACATATCGTGTAGTTTGCGTGTAATATCATACACAAATGTGATATAAAGCTTATTTCTCATAGAGTAACAAATATTTCtaacacaaaataaagatatcacgaataaaattaatatccatttttgtttgtatttttaaacttcgTTGTTAggaaaatatgtacttatgtttaaatagttgtaatttatttgacaataaatataaaaatagaccTTTTAAGGCTGTTACATTTCTAACAATAATTACTATGTTTCATGAAAACATGTGCACCAAATATTTCTTGCGTAAAAACAGTGAATTGTGAATATCATTTCAAAGcctttttaaacaaaacattagcAAATACTTAGTAAagcgaaaaataattttcttacaaCTAGCATTAATTAACTACTAATAAATGTGTATCTGTAATGTAACACAAAGTAAAAAGCCCACGGCACACGACGAAAATTACGTTTGAGGCactaaaaacacatttttccacaataaagaagaaaaaggcTAAGATAATATGGCAACACAAGCATCAATGTTGCCAAACTTTCAActattttcaaacatttccCATTTCGTTTCTTGTTTATCTTAAGTATAAGcaaataaaactaacttttctcattataaactatttttgtgCAAAAGAAACTAGTACTTAATAAGCCAAAAGTCTGTAATAAACTGAAGATCATTACTTGACTGAGGATGAACTCTTTAGCCTCTTATTTTTGACTTAGTGAAAGTCAAGTTCTTGttacaagtcacaaaaaatgttataaaaacattcattAGATCGAAATCCCTCCTCattgaaattattagttattcCATAAAATCCTTTTCAATCATGCCAAAAGTCATGGAATTCGAGATAATTCAGTCCACCTAAAGTAAATGGGGTTGAAACAAGAATTGGATGATAAACATCCGTGTAAGCGTTCAGCAAAGCTATACGTACCCATAGTGATATTACTAAGtaactttttcaaaataatacgtTAATTACAATCACTGGACTGGATCTATAAGTTAAAACCCCATTTCTACCTACATCCTCACTCATCGAGCAAATCAAAAGGCCTGTGTGACATGagcctaataaaaaaaaaaaaagactgttTGACATGagcctaattaaaaaaaagagactGTGTGACATGagcctaattaaaaaaaaagggttTAACCTTAAAATTCACATTTAGGCGCTTTAGCCACATACTCCTTAACCTTGGGCAGGTTCAGCACAGTCTGCTCCAGTTTCTTGAAGCTGGGGAACTTCTCGTCCAGGTCAGGTGCCTGCATCATTGTCTTGACGTAATCGTACATGCCGGCGAACATAAAGTCAGCCCATGTGAGCtggaaatgaataaaaaataaaatgagaattAAGGCGattgagggataggcttacaaacttgggattcttttttaggcgatgggcttgcaacttgacactatttgaatctcaattctatcattaagccaaatagctgaatgtggccattcagtcttttcaagactgttggctctgtctaccccgcaagggatatagacgtgaccatatgtatggaaccacacggcagtatgCGAtaccaaaattcaaattcaaaatttttattcatgattgtaggatacttcgtatcgcttaataattgtcaaaacgtatggtttaacaacattggttgacgtcaaataaattacttaaaactaagtttactgccgcttccaaggcgtcagtgcagaagaagcggtaacaacctgcactgcagcattttctacaacaacgtcaacttcacaatatcaattaaacttagaatagaatgtggacgagagaaccTTTGAATGAtatattgaatataaatttattactataTCTGAAGACGCTAAAAAGATGTGTGTTAATTACCTTGCCAGCGGCGAGGTGGCCGTTATTTTTCCTGATGATCTCATCCAGTTTCTTGAGAAGGTTCGGATACACCTCCCGCGTGTATTTCTCGTGTTTTTTGGCCTTAATGGCTGCGTCGTCTTCGTATTGCACTTGTGCTGCCTCTGCAAATGAGAAGTGTCggtgaaaatactaaataaaataaataaatacagggtgacttttaattcaactgcataaacttaactgttaagtgtactcatctcaaggatatttaaatacgttaaaagaaaaaaattggttcatatttatgaatacgaaaaaaaataaaagtatcaaaatccacgaacctaaatacgtaatatcaccccggccggcggaaaagcgacgcgcgatctcgacaactctgtacattacttgatcttgatactagaaaaataatttaattttcagacatttatttacatttttagttttaatttctttttgtagtattggtctttaatcaAGCGtatgacgtagtttttgagggatttttatgtgaaaatgatgacgtttaatttaaataaaaataggctcaaaccgttcagaagcatgggtatagtctatgtttaaaaggatgcagttgttttaaatgtcaccctgtatatatacgggacaaattatacagattgagttagcctcgaagtaagttcgaaactcttcagctttataatattagtatagatattcaCAAAGATAAAGCAACAATTTGTGTAGCaacaatttctatttttatttcgcgTTATCATACCACCAGCGAAATGTTATCACGACATATTCATACTGTGTGATAAATTTTGCGAtaagaaatttcaataaatatacctacttgcaaaaaatatatctcaattttatagttaactaaactttttattgattCGGTTGGCATCGTGTtgacatcacgtctatatctcttgcggtagacagagccagcagtcttgaaaagactgagaggtcacgttcagctgtatggctttgcgaagattcaaatagtgacaggttgctagcccatcgcctataacaggaatcccaagtttataagtgtatcccttaatcaccttttacgacatccatggaagagATATTGAGTGTTTCTATTCTATAGTCCCGGAacccacacggcataaataatttaaataaaatgttaaattttaaaattatctttagaCCTTTATACCAAGATCTctcgtaataaaaatttcctacataacaaaacaatcaTGTTGcctataaaatcaataaagcTGATTACATTTTTCATTGCTAAGCAACTAAGTAGATTCTATAATTAGATAGGGGGTGAGACATTCTGttgatttatttcaatgaTGACTGATTGAACAAATGACCTTTACAGGTCAGTTGGAAGTCATTATTACCGTCTAAaacctttatttatatatgtaagtacaacacgatataaaaatgaattaaggTCAAAGAAAAACTAAGTAGTCACaagtacatacgtacatatcaGTCACGTcaacatcccttgcggggtagacagagtctacagttacaaatactgaaaggccacgttcagctgaattgagattcaaatagtgacaggttgctagcccatcgcctaaaaaagaatcccaagtttgtaagcctatctcctcgccttttacaacatcgaaatgggaatgagatggagtggtcctattctttttttgtattggtgccgggaaccacacggcacgtagaCTCACTTGCACGCAGATCATGGAGCAGTTCCACGTTCTGGTCGATCTCAAAATCCTCTTCGACATCAGCTCCGGCAATGCCGTACTTGCGTCCAAGGTATctgaaaatcgtgaaaatcaaTCACACACATGtatcttgtgccgtgtggttaccggcactttaAAACAGTACCATCCCATCCATATTTGACGgcatctgtggcgcagcggtagtacctacgcttgtcatcggaggtcccgggttcgaagtccgtgatgagaaaataactttttctgattggcctggtgatgtttatctaatataagtatttattttattttatataagtatttattttatcaatatagtatcgttgagttggtatctcgtaacacaagtctcgaacttacttcgaggctaacttaatcagtgtaatttgtcccgtatatatttatttatttatttatattccatAGATTAAGGCTTAGGTTCTTTTGCAATGGTTGCCGAGGTTAGATGGAAGACGAttagtgtaaaaacctgacttaggATTCAATATCATGGTCAAAGACACTCCGGGCACCTCTTCAGGTAGGTGAGTTTGTAACTGGGATGTAACCAGGAGAAAgatgacaaataaataaataaatataaatatatttacggaacaaatatatacacagattgagttagcctcgaagtaagttcgagacttgtattaatagatactaactcaacgatactatattttataataaatacaatataatatagatatacatccaagacctagaaCAATCAgataatgtttgtttatcattatgccctgaccgggattcgaacccgggacctccggtgtcacagacaagcgtatcaccgctgcgccacaaaggccAAATCGGTTTTATTACGGCCatcccatacggggtagacagggccaatacTCAAAAAACCGAAAACCAATGGTAATTGGAACACGAAACTTATAAGATGATAACGATATTTGATAAGAAACGGCGTGGAAATTTTCATCGATTACCTTGATACCTACTCgcttatccatacatataaaaaaattgtaacaatgtctgtacttgaaagatattgaAATCGAATATCGATATCCTCGGGATCGATATGTTGTTCAATGACTAGCAGAAGTcaaaaatgtatatacatagtcgtgtacatatgtatgtatagtcacgtctatagttCAGATGTATGACAAAATGATCGTATTGACTGATTCAAATGGCGACAGATTGAAAGCCCATTGCCTGAAAGATGAATCCAgagtttgaaagcctatcccttagtcgccttttacgacatccacgggataAGTgataagagatggagtggtcctattatttggtctattagtgccgggaaccacacggcactgttataatataacataactatattattacaattcCTATGGCTGTCTGTTACCAATGCTAGTTgactaagtattttatatatgctAGAATATTACCTGCTGATAGCTGTGCTCTGTGCATACTGTTTACCATTAATGACCAACAATGGCATTTGACCAAATGGGGtctctgaaataaaaaaaaaagataaataattaatactcagacattaaaaaaaaaacaactttaatAGACAATGGTGTTGTAATATAAGAGTTGTATAATTCTTGACGTGACcagatataaattttatgctaTTGAACTTAAAAGAGAGAATGCCAAAAATTCGACAAAGTGGAGGGagatcaataaaataatattatacatactataatataaaaaaaaaacatacaaacatttctttttttgttcctattattttacaactttAGTACTTCCAcacattcataagtctcttcatgcaatctgACCTGCTTTCGCAAGAACCCAGATAATGTGATCAACGTACGttcgtgtgccgtgtggttcccggcaccaatacaaaaaagactaggaccactccatctctttcccatggatgtcgtaaaaggcgactaagggataggcttatgaaattgcgatctttttttaggcgatgggctagcaacctgtcactatttggatctcaattctgaaagctgaacgtggccattcagtcttttcgggactattggctctgtctaccccgtaagggatatagacgtgactatatacatatatgtatgtacgttcaAGAACCTCTCTCATGGGAATCCATGGGAATGTTTCTTATTCCTTGGTCTTTTACAATTTTGCGGAACAAAAATCAATaaaggatacatacatatagtcacgtctatatcatttgcggggtagacagagcaaacagtctttacaggactgaatggccacgcttagctgtagggttaatgatggaattgagattcaaatagtgacaggttgctttgcctatcgcctaaaagaagaatacaaaaTTCATTTCAACTTGAACGACATTCATAAGAAAGATATGCAGTGGTTCTATTCAAAAGTGGcggtaaccacacgacatCCAATAAAGGATACAAGCACTAATCTATTGTGAAGTGGTCCCCACGGTTTGAACCCCAACCCAACAGCTGAGAGCGCGAGAGTAACGAACCAAAATTACATAATCCAAGGTTATCAAGTACTTATcgtttattgtaacaattgaTTCCCAAAGCCGTTTTGAATTGTGGAGTAACGAGTTGTTAAGCGGCGTAAAAATAAGGTTGACAATGCAATAACAGACCAACAGTCATACCTACTGCCTCCAAATAGAAGGCCTTGGGCATTATTACTTTAGTACACACAGCAGTGACCAAACTAATTTAATCTTTATGGTATAGTACTCAAAACACAACATTGATAAATCCCAGATGACTGATGATAGGAAAAACACAAATTTGCAAGCGGCACGGAAGAAAAATTGCAAGTTCAAGTCGATTTGATGCAATTATAGCTAGGTAGGTTCCTATTTACCGCCATAtgtacatcctactaataatataaatgtttgtgagtatgtcaggatgtcagtatggatgttactctttcacgcaaaaactactcgaccgattacgatgaaattaagtatgtaggtagctgaagacccagaaaaaCACATaagctttttatcccggagctcccgcgggattgatagggtttccatgcggacgaagtcgcgggcagtagtagtagtagtataaAGGTAGGAAGAgacaacagtcatcaaaagactgaaaggctcagctgtttgcctaaatgatagaactgagattcaaatagtgacaggttgctagcccatcgcctaaaagaggaatcccaagtatataagcctaacccttagtcgcattttatgACATATTATAAATCAAACCTAAGACCTCGGAAATGACCGTCGCATTAGCTTACTACATATACCACAGGATGCATCAGAAGGGCATTGATAAAAGATCATACAAATGAATAGGTACAGTTGTTCACAACTAAATGTTATCACAAGTGCCTTCCATAG
This genomic window contains:
- the LOC106138834 gene encoding glutathione S-transferase 2, whose product is MSKVEFYYFPVKALGESVRLLLAYGGQEFEDNRIPADKWPEFKPKTPFGQMPLLVINGKQYAQSTAISRYLGRKYGIAGADVEEDFEIDQNVELLHDLRAKAAQVQYEDDAAIKAKKHEKYTREVYPNLLKKLDEIIRKNNGHLAAGKLTWADFMFAGMYDYVKTMMQAPDLDEKFPSFKKLEQTVLNLPKVKEYVAKAPKCEF